The following coding sequences are from one Cenarchaeum symbiosum A window:
- a CDS encoding ABC-type oligopeptide transport system, ATPase component (COG1124) has translation MDEILRAEGISRIFEDGGLLGPKRIVRAVDDVSFSVYKGEVFVLAGESGSGKSTLANLILNPAEADSGKVFFGGRAVDGASDLKKVRMSCQMVHQDPYDSVNPGMKVADIVAEPLEIHGEGDKSYRKKRVLEALSEVRLEPPAEIAAKHPHMLSGGQRQRVALARALALKPGIIIADEPVSMLDVSIRAEMLELMSGLRKSHGITFLYITHDLATARHFGDRIAVMYSGKIVEEGPVDTVLLRPAHPYTQALIDAISEPDPGNLHREKIIRINDPPNDLRGGCSFRSRCPYAIDRCAEEPELEDAGGGRRVACFARLE, from the coding sequence TTGGATGAGATCCTAAGGGCGGAGGGCATCTCGAGGATATTCGAGGACGGCGGGCTGCTTGGCCCAAAGAGGATAGTCAGGGCGGTAGATGACGTCTCGTTCTCTGTGTACAAGGGCGAGGTATTCGTGCTGGCAGGCGAGTCCGGCTCTGGCAAGTCCACCCTGGCAAATCTGATACTCAACCCTGCAGAGGCGGACTCTGGCAAGGTATTCTTTGGCGGACGTGCGGTGGATGGCGCTTCCGATTTGAAAAAGGTCAGGATGAGCTGCCAGATGGTCCACCAGGATCCCTATGATTCAGTCAACCCCGGCATGAAGGTAGCCGACATAGTGGCAGAACCCCTGGAGATACACGGGGAAGGGGACAAGTCATACAGAAAGAAAAGGGTGCTCGAGGCGCTCTCCGAGGTCCGGCTGGAGCCGCCCGCTGAGATTGCCGCAAAGCATCCCCACATGCTGTCCGGCGGCCAGAGGCAGCGGGTCGCCCTGGCGCGGGCGCTTGCGCTAAAGCCCGGGATTATAATAGCCGACGAGCCGGTCTCGATGCTTGACGTATCCATCCGTGCAGAAATGCTCGAGCTGATGTCGGGGCTGCGCAAGAGCCACGGGATAACCTTTCTGTACATTACGCATGATCTTGCCACCGCCAGGCACTTTGGGGACAGGATAGCCGTGATGTATAGCGGAAAGATAGTCGAGGAGGGGCCCGTCGACACGGTGTTGCTGCGGCCCGCCCACCCGTATACACAGGCGCTCATAGACGCCATATCCGAGCCGGACCCGGGGAACCTGCACAGGGAGAAGATAATACGGATAAACGACCCGCCAAACGATCTCCGCGGGGGATGCTCGTTCAGATCCCGGTGCCCCTACGCGATAGACAGGTGCGCCGAGGAGCCTGAACTCGAGGATGCGGGCGGCGGCAGGCGCGTCGCCTGCTTTGCAAGGCTCGAGTGA